The Dehalogenimonas lykanthroporepellens BL-DC-9 genome includes a window with the following:
- a CDS encoding diaminobutyrate/2-oxoglutarate aminotransferase (KEGG: nhl:Nhal_2707 diaminobutyrate/2-oxoglutarate aminotransferase~TIGRFAM: diaminobutyrate/2-oxoglutarate aminotransferase; 2,4-diaminobutyrate 4-transaminase~PFAM: aminotransferase class-III) translates to MRIFEQLESQVRSYIRSFPAIFATAEGAKLTDDHGKEYIDFFAGAGTLNYGHNNPMVSEALIEYIKGNGIIHGLDLATTAKREFLETFYSTIMQPRHMEYKVQFTGPTGTNAVETALKIARMVKRRSNVISFTNGFHGLTMGSVAVTGNAYYRDESFINRTNVSFMPFDGYLGPEVNTAEYLRKFLDDYSSGVDRPAAIILETVQAEGGINVARDEWLREVEQICRTYDILLIVDDIQVGNGRTGTFFSFESSGISPDIITLSKSIGGGLPLAMILLRPELDQWRPGEHTGTFRGNNLAFVAATKLFSYWQGTDMEEAVAYREKIVRERLGEIAAKYPQTEATVRGKGMINGLKIPAQNFCSEVSREAFDRGLIIELAGANDDVLKLLPPLIIEEEVLRAGLDIIDEAIGAVLEKKDHLITGNGSDY, encoded by the coding sequence ATGAGAATTTTCGAACAACTGGAATCCCAGGTCAGGAGTTACATCCGGTCATTCCCGGCTATATTTGCCACCGCCGAGGGGGCTAAACTCACCGATGACCACGGCAAGGAATATATAGATTTCTTTGCCGGAGCGGGGACGCTGAACTACGGCCACAACAACCCGATGGTCAGCGAGGCGCTCATCGAGTACATCAAGGGCAACGGCATTATCCACGGGCTGGACCTGGCCACCACCGCCAAGCGCGAGTTCCTGGAGACTTTCTACTCCACCATCATGCAACCGCGCCACATGGAGTACAAGGTGCAGTTCACCGGGCCGACCGGCACCAACGCGGTGGAAACAGCCCTCAAGATTGCCCGGATGGTCAAACGGCGCAGTAACGTTATTTCCTTCACCAACGGCTTCCACGGGCTGACCATGGGTTCGGTGGCGGTTACCGGCAACGCTTATTACCGCGACGAGTCCTTCATCAACCGCACCAACGTCTCCTTCATGCCGTTCGACGGTTATCTGGGGCCGGAGGTCAATACCGCCGAGTACCTGCGGAAGTTCCTGGACGACTATTCTTCCGGTGTGGACCGGCCGGCGGCCATCATCCTGGAAACGGTACAGGCCGAGGGAGGAATCAACGTGGCCCGGGACGAATGGCTCCGAGAGGTGGAGCAGATATGCCGAACCTACGACATCCTGCTCATCGTGGACGACATCCAGGTAGGCAACGGCCGCACCGGCACCTTCTTCAGCTTCGAGAGTTCCGGCATCAGCCCGGACATCATCACCCTGTCGAAATCCATCGGCGGCGGACTGCCGCTGGCCATGATACTGTTACGGCCCGAACTGGACCAGTGGCGTCCGGGCGAACATACCGGCACCTTCCGCGGCAATAACCTGGCTTTTGTAGCCGCTACCAAACTGTTCAGCTACTGGCAGGGCACAGACATGGAAGAAGCGGTGGCCTACCGGGAAAAGATTGTCCGGGAAAGGCTGGGTGAAATTGCCGCCAAGTACCCGCAGACCGAAGCAACGGTGCGGGGCAAAGGCATGATAAACGGCTTGAAAATACCGGCGCAGAACTTCTGCTCCGAGGTTTCCAGAGAGGCCTTCGACCGGGGACTGATCATCGAGCTGGCCGGGGCTAATGATGACGTGCTGAAACTGCTGCCGCCGCTCATCATCGAGGAAGAGGTACTGCGGGCCGGGCTGGACATCATCGACGAGGCCATCGGCGCGGTGCTGGAAAAGAAAGACCATCTGATAACGGGGAACGGCAGTGATTATTAG
- a CDS encoding NADPH-dependent FMN reductase (PFAM: NADPH-dependent FMN reductase~KEGG: det:DET1371 NADPH-dependent FMN reductase) — protein sequence MKVIGLSGSPRLGGNTEQLLYEVLRGAREAGAETRTIEVAGMNIAGCTHCDFCRRTGECKIADDMTIVYEALREADRIVVASPLHFMSVTAQLKAAIDRCQCLWARKYELGLPPLEPVKPRKGLFIAVGGRQTKTLFDAARVTVKSLFVVLGVEYAEELLFPGVDEAGAINAVPEALMQAFEAGQKLVE from the coding sequence ATGAAGGTCATTGGGCTTTCCGGCAGTCCGCGATTGGGCGGCAATACCGAACAACTGCTGTATGAAGTACTGCGCGGCGCCAGAGAGGCCGGCGCCGAAACCCGCACCATCGAAGTGGCCGGCATGAATATCGCCGGCTGTACCCACTGCGATTTCTGCCGCCGTACCGGCGAATGCAAGATAGCCGATGACATGACCATAGTATACGAAGCCTTGAGAGAAGCCGACCGGATAGTGGTGGCTTCACCGCTCCACTTCATGTCGGTCACCGCCCAGCTCAAGGCGGCTATTGACCGCTGTCAGTGCCTATGGGCGCGCAAGTATGAATTGGGCCTGCCGCCGCTGGAACCAGTCAAGCCGCGGAAAGGGCTGTTCATCGCCGTGGGCGGCCGCCAAACGAAGACGTTGTTCGACGCGGCGCGGGTTACCGTCAAATCCCTGTTCGTGGTGCTGGGCGTAGAATATGCAGAGGAACTGCTGTTCCCGGGTGTGGACGAGGCCGGCGCTATCAACGCCGTACCTGAGGCTCTGATGCAGGCTTTTGAAGCCGGGCAGAAGCTGGTAGAATAA
- a CDS encoding response regulator receiver protein (KEGG: deb:DehaBAV1_0240 response regulator receiver protein~PFAM: response regulator receiver~SMART: response regulator receiver), translating to MSPNKRVLIADDESSICEICHRVLSERGFTVDCAPNGHDAWELLNETDYCLIILDIRMPRVSGPDVLENLRREHPELLERVILISGDLMNDSTEAFVRATDLPFLPKPFLPDELKTIVDRVYRSLYPAS from the coding sequence ATGTCGCCGAATAAACGAGTACTCATTGCCGATGACGAATCTTCCATCTGTGAAATCTGTCACCGGGTGCTGTCCGAGCGGGGTTTCACGGTAGACTGTGCCCCCAACGGGCATGATGCCTGGGAGTTGTTGAACGAAACTGACTACTGCCTCATCATCCTGGACATCCGCATGCCGCGGGTTTCCGGTCCGGATGTACTGGAAAACCTGCGACGGGAACACCCGGAGCTTCTTGAGCGGGTGATTCTGATTTCGGGCGACCTGATGAACGACAGCACCGAGGCGTTTGTCCGGGCTACGGACCTCCCCTTTTTGCCCAAGCCCTTCCTGCCGGACGAGTTGAAGACTATCGTCGACCGGGTGTACCGGTCGCTCTACCCCGCGTCCTGA
- a CDS encoding Ectoine synthase (KEGG: dol:Dole_0960 L-ectoine synthase~PFAM: Ectoine synthase): MIIRTINECTGNEREVKAPNGNWVSRRLLLRDDGMGFSFHETIIHAGTETPIWYKNHLEAVYCVAGNGSIEDLATGEVHHIAPGTLYALNEHDRHILRGGTEDMKMICAFTPPLRGDEVHNEEGAYELHP, encoded by the coding sequence GTGATTATTAGAACGATAAACGAGTGTACCGGAAATGAACGGGAAGTGAAGGCGCCCAACGGCAACTGGGTCAGCCGGCGGCTGTTGCTGCGGGACGACGGGATGGGGTTCTCATTTCATGAAACCATCATCCACGCCGGTACCGAAACGCCTATCTGGTATAAAAACCACCTGGAGGCGGTGTACTGCGTGGCCGGCAACGGCAGTATCGAAGACCTGGCCACCGGCGAAGTTCATCATATCGCGCCGGGGACATTGTATGCCCTGAATGAGCATGACCGGCATATCCTGCGCGGCGGCACCGAGGACATGAAGATGATCTGTGCCTTCACGCCGCCATTACGGGGCGATGAGGTGCACAACGAGGAAGGCGCCTACGAACTGCATCCGTAG
- a CDS encoding Rhomboid family protein (PFAM: Rhomboid family protein~KEGG: det:DET0132 rhomboid family protein) has protein sequence MYQQYNRPVWQNPLFILIGVNVVIFLITLVSPGIVEQLAVSQSAFTSRPWTVITSMFVHSTSSYTHILFNMLALYFFGSYLIQTIGERAMLAIYFIGGIVGSLFFIMLQPFYSAVGASGAIFALGGALAILRPMTRVIIFPIPIPMPLWIAVIGGGLLISLLPGIAWEAHLGGLLTGIAGALLLSRGRLRL, from the coding sequence ATGTATCAACAATATAATCGCCCGGTCTGGCAGAATCCACTGTTTATTCTTATCGGCGTAAATGTTGTCATCTTCCTGATTACATTGGTGTCTCCTGGTATTGTAGAGCAGTTAGCCGTTAGTCAGTCAGCCTTCACCAGCAGGCCGTGGACCGTGATAACCAGTATGTTTGTTCACTCTACTAGTAGTTATACTCATATTTTGTTCAATATGCTGGCGCTTTATTTCTTCGGCAGCTATTTAATCCAGACCATCGGGGAACGGGCCATGCTGGCCATCTACTTCATCGGCGGTATCGTCGGCAGTTTATTTTTTATTATGTTACAGCCTTTTTATTCGGCCGTCGGCGCTTCGGGGGCTATCTTCGCCCTGGGCGGCGCGCTGGCCATTCTGCGGCCCATGACCCGGGTCATCATCTTCCCCATTCCCATCCCCATGCCTTTGTGGATTGCCGTTATCGGCGGCGGCCTGCTTATTTCCCTCCTGCCGGGCATCGCCTGGGAGGCTCACCTGGGCGGTTTGCTGACTGGTATTGCCGGCGCCCTGCTCCTGTCCCGCGGCCGTCTGCGTCTCTAG
- a CDS encoding L-2,4-diaminobutyric acid acetyltransferase (TIGRFAM: L-2,4-diaminobutyric acid acetyltransferase~KEGG: bpt:Bpet1981 L-2,4-diaminobutyric acid acetyltransferase~PFAM: GCN5-related N-acetyltransferase) — protein sequence MKINYRQPDIKDGLDIYRLVQSCPPLDLNSAYCYLLLATHFADTCVIAEDTTAGKIAGFVSAYFRPDAPRTLFVWQIAVHPDYRGQGIARGLTTALVEAAYRQTTPPEYLELSVNPSNQASRGLFTRLAEQLGAELTESVLFSEELLGGGHEAEIMLRIGPLKGDPQ from the coding sequence ATGAAAATCAATTACCGACAACCCGATATTAAAGACGGCCTGGACATTTACCGGCTGGTACAATCGTGCCCACCGCTGGACCTCAACTCCGCCTACTGCTATCTGCTGTTGGCGACTCATTTCGCCGATACCTGCGTTATAGCCGAAGACACCACCGCCGGAAAAATAGCCGGATTCGTTTCCGCTTATTTCCGGCCGGACGCGCCGCGGACGCTGTTCGTCTGGCAGATAGCGGTTCACCCGGATTACCGGGGTCAGGGCATCGCCCGGGGGCTGACCACGGCTCTGGTAGAAGCGGCTTACCGTCAAACGACACCGCCGGAGTACCTGGAGCTGTCCGTCAACCCGTCCAACCAGGCCTCGCGAGGACTGTTCACCCGGCTGGCTGAACAGCTGGGGGCAGAGCTGACCGAAAGCGTGCTGTTCAGCGAAGAACTGCTGGGCGGCGGGCACGAAGCCGAAATAATGCTCAGAATAGGGCCGCTCAAAGGCGACCCTCAATAG
- a CDS encoding flavin reductase domain protein FMN-binding protein (PFAM: flavin reductase domain protein FMN-binding~KEGG: sfu:Sfum_3444 flavin reductase domain-containing protein), translated as MAKIKLGPQALMYPMPALLVGVQVKEKPNFITVAWGGIACGDPPMISVAIRHTRYSLKGILENKCFSVNVPGADLVKELDYCGIASGSKVDKVAACNFKITTGKLCGAPLIEQCPINLECELYHTIALGSHVLVIGRITETHISEDCLTNGRPDVAKINPLIYTTAQSQYQTLGEVVGKAFSIGNELKS; from the coding sequence ATGGCAAAGATAAAACTCGGCCCCCAGGCACTGATGTACCCCATGCCGGCTCTGCTGGTGGGCGTCCAAGTCAAAGAAAAGCCCAACTTTATCACCGTGGCCTGGGGCGGTATTGCCTGCGGAGACCCGCCGATGATATCCGTGGCCATCCGTCACACCCGTTACAGCCTGAAAGGCATACTGGAAAACAAGTGCTTCTCAGTTAATGTACCCGGCGCTGACCTGGTAAAGGAATTGGATTATTGCGGCATTGCCTCCGGTTCTAAAGTGGATAAGGTAGCCGCCTGTAATTTCAAAATCACCACCGGCAAACTCTGCGGCGCGCCGCTCATTGAGCAGTGCCCCATCAACCTGGAATGCGAGCTTTACCATACCATCGCCCTGGGCAGTCATGTACTGGTCATCGGCAGGATTACCGAGACGCATATCTCCGAGGACTGCCTGACCAACGGCCGGCCGGATGTGGCCAAGATCAACCCTCTTATCTACACCACCGCCCAGTCACAATACCAGACGCTGGGTGAGGTGGTCGGCAAGGCCTTCAGCATCGGCAACGAACTCAAATCCTGA
- a CDS encoding ATP-dependent chaperone ClpB (TIGRFAM: ATP-dependent chaperone ClpB~PFAM: ATPase AAA-2 domain protein; AAA ATPase central domain protein; Clp domain protein; Clp ATPase-like~KEGG: ttr:Tter_1216 ATP-dependent chaperone ClpB~SMART: AAA ATPase), which produces MNIEKFTEKAQQAIFAAQRLAEDSRHAQIESEHLLLSLVAQEGGVVPQLLGKMGNQPSAIADKLQGELEKLPKAYGVTQVFMSPNMKQILEAAEKETANFKDEYTSTEHIFIAILDKDNRAGGRILREAGITKDRLYQALTQIRGSQRVTDPNPEGKYQALEKYGHDLTEAARRGKLDPVIGRDEEIRRVIQVLSRRTKNNPVLIGEPGVGKTAIVEGLAQRIVKGDVPEGLKNKRLVSLDMGSLVAGAKYRGEFEERLKAVLKEIQEAQGEYILFIDELHTVIGAGAAEGAMDASNMLKPMLARGELHLIGATTLDEYRKYVEKDAALERRFQPVSVSEPSVEDAISILRGLKERYEVHHGVRIKDTALVAAAVLSDRYISDRFLPDKAIDLVDEAAAKLRTEIDSVPTELDEVERRIIQLEIEREALKKEKDTASQERLGNLEKELADLKEKGAGLKTQWQNEKEDILKLQQIKEQREQTLHEIEKAERIGDLERAARLKYTTLAELEKQLKEQEIALVNGKEGQLLKEEVDDEDIAEVVARWTGIPVSRLMEGEIQKLLQMENRLRLRLVGQDEAIKAVANSIRRARAGLQDPNRPVGSFIFLGPTGVGKTELAKALAEFMFDDEKAMVRLDMSEYMEKHTVSRLVGAPPGYVGYEEGGHLTEAVRRRPYSVVLLDEIEKAHPDVFNTLLQILDDGRLTDGQGRTVDFKNTVIIMTSNIGSQWIAELGTGHEEEMKDKVLEALKTSFRPEFLNRVDEIVIFHQLSWENIKRIVDIQFTGLKKRLAGRHLEVELTDEAREKLAEIGFDPAYGARPLKRAIQRQVLDPLAVAVLEGRFKDGEVIKVTVRDGDITFE; this is translated from the coding sequence ATGAATATTGAAAAGTTCACCGAAAAAGCCCAGCAGGCAATTTTCGCCGCCCAACGGCTGGCGGAAGACAGCAGGCACGCCCAGATAGAAAGCGAACATCTGCTTTTAAGCCTGGTCGCCCAGGAAGGCGGCGTGGTGCCTCAGTTGCTCGGCAAGATGGGCAATCAGCCGTCCGCGATTGCCGACAAGTTACAGGGTGAATTGGAAAAACTGCCCAAAGCCTACGGCGTAACCCAGGTTTTTATGTCACCGAATATGAAGCAGATACTGGAAGCGGCTGAAAAGGAAACAGCCAATTTCAAGGATGAGTATACCAGTACCGAACATATATTCATCGCCATTCTGGATAAAGACAACCGGGCCGGGGGGCGGATTCTCCGGGAGGCCGGAATTACCAAGGACCGGCTGTATCAGGCGCTGACCCAGATCAGGGGCAGTCAGCGAGTCACCGATCCTAATCCGGAGGGTAAATATCAGGCACTGGAAAAATACGGCCACGACCTGACAGAGGCCGCCCGCCGCGGCAAGCTTGACCCGGTCATCGGTCGCGACGAAGAAATCCGGCGGGTGATACAGGTGCTGTCACGACGCACCAAGAACAACCCGGTACTCATCGGCGAGCCGGGCGTGGGTAAAACGGCCATCGTTGAAGGCCTAGCCCAGCGTATAGTCAAGGGCGATGTGCCGGAAGGGCTGAAAAACAAACGGCTGGTGTCCCTGGATATGGGCTCACTGGTGGCCGGCGCCAAGTACCGAGGGGAATTCGAGGAACGTCTTAAGGCGGTGCTGAAGGAAATCCAGGAAGCCCAAGGCGAATACATTCTGTTCATTGACGAGTTACATACCGTAATCGGCGCCGGTGCCGCCGAAGGCGCCATGGACGCTTCCAACATGCTGAAACCGATGCTGGCCAGGGGAGAACTTCATCTCATTGGGGCCACCACACTGGACGAGTACCGCAAATATGTGGAGAAGGACGCGGCACTGGAACGCCGTTTCCAGCCAGTGTCGGTCAGCGAACCGAGCGTTGAAGATGCCATTTCCATTCTACGGGGACTCAAGGAACGTTATGAGGTGCATCACGGCGTGCGCATCAAGGATACGGCGCTGGTAGCGGCGGCAGTATTGTCCGACCGTTATATCTCCGACCGGTTCCTGCCGGACAAGGCTATTGACCTGGTGGACGAAGCCGCCGCCAAACTGCGAACCGAAATAGACAGCGTACCGACCGAACTGGATGAAGTTGAGCGACGCATCATACAACTGGAAATTGAGCGGGAAGCGCTCAAAAAGGAAAAGGACACCGCCTCACAGGAGCGGCTGGGTAATCTGGAAAAGGAACTGGCCGACCTCAAGGAAAAAGGCGCCGGGCTCAAGACCCAGTGGCAAAATGAAAAAGAGGATATTCTGAAACTCCAACAGATCAAGGAACAACGGGAACAAACCCTTCATGAAATAGAGAAAGCGGAACGCATCGGCGATCTGGAGCGCGCCGCCCGTTTGAAATACACCACCCTGGCTGAACTGGAAAAACAGCTCAAGGAACAGGAAATCGCCCTGGTCAACGGCAAAGAAGGGCAATTGCTCAAGGAAGAGGTGGACGATGAGGATATAGCCGAAGTGGTTGCCCGCTGGACCGGCATTCCGGTCAGCCGGCTGATGGAAGGGGAGATTCAGAAACTACTCCAGATGGAGAACCGTCTCCGGCTAAGGTTAGTCGGTCAGGATGAGGCTATCAAGGCAGTAGCCAATTCCATACGGCGGGCGAGAGCCGGATTGCAGGATCCCAACCGGCCGGTGGGCAGTTTCATTTTCCTGGGACCAACAGGTGTGGGGAAAACCGAACTGGCTAAGGCCCTGGCAGAGTTTATGTTCGACGATGAAAAGGCGATGGTGCGGCTGGACATGTCGGAATATATGGAAAAACACACTGTATCACGTCTGGTCGGGGCGCCGCCCGGATATGTGGGTTATGAAGAAGGAGGCCATCTGACCGAGGCGGTACGGCGGCGGCCGTATTCGGTGGTGCTGTTGGACGAAATCGAAAAGGCCCACCCCGATGTATTCAATACGTTGCTTCAAATTCTCGACGACGGACGATTGACCGACGGCCAGGGCCGAACCGTCGATTTCAAGAACACGGTGATCATCATGACCAGTAACATCGGCAGTCAATGGATTGCCGAACTGGGCACCGGACACGAAGAAGAAATGAAAGATAAAGTCCTGGAAGCGCTGAAAACCAGTTTCAGACCGGAATTTCTGAACCGGGTGGACGAAATAGTCATTTTCCACCAGTTGAGCTGGGAAAATATCAAACGTATCGTCGATATTCAGTTCACCGGTCTGAAGAAAAGACTGGCCGGAAGGCATCTGGAGGTGGAACTGACCGATGAAGCCAGAGAAAAACTGGCTGAAATCGGCTTCGACCCGGCTTACGGCGCCAGGCCGTTGAAAAGAGCCATCCAGCGTCAGGTACTGGACCCGCTGGCGGTGGCGGTGCTGGAAGGTCGGTTCAAGGACGGGGAAGTGATAAAGGTGACTGTCCGGGACGGGGACATCACCTTCGAATAA
- a CDS encoding transposase IS3/IS911 family protein (PFAM: transposase IS3/IS911 family protein~KEGG: bvi:Bcep1808_7228 transposase IS3/IS911 family protein) yields MERIPHGKYTREFRLEAVKLVTEDKLSVAEAARRLALPSNTLDNWLRKHRAGKLEEVGKSYRPLTEVEMELARVKKENAELKMEREILKKAAAYFARESLPGTRR; encoded by the coding sequence ATGGAAAGGATTCCACACGGGAAGTATACGAGGGAGTTCAGGCTGGAAGCGGTGAAGCTGGTGACAGAGGATAAATTGTCTGTGGCGGAAGCTGCCAGGCGGCTGGCACTGCCGTCAAACACCTTGGACAACTGGCTCAGGAAACACAGAGCCGGCAAGCTTGAAGAAGTGGGCAAGTCATACCGGCCGCTGACAGAAGTAGAGATGGAGCTGGCCCGGGTAAAGAAGGAAAATGCCGAACTCAAAATGGAGCGGGAAATATTAAAAAAAGCAGCCGCGTACTTTGCCAGGGAGTCGCTGCCCGGTACGCGGCGATGA
- a CDS encoding chaperone protein DnaJ (TIGRFAM: chaperone protein DnaJ~PFAM: chaperone DnaJ domain protein; heat shock protein DnaJ domain protein; DnaJ central domain protein~KEGG: det:DET1398 co-chaperone protein DnaJ~SMART: heat shock protein DnaJ domain protein), with translation MSAKRDYYEVLGIARGASEDEIKKAFRKLAFQYHPDRNKEDDAEAKFKEINEAYSVLSDADKRAAYDRFGHAGAAGGPFGGGGAGGFENYGFGGLGEIFETFFGGMGGTGRQAPRRGTDLNYRISITLEEASTGLEREINIQRVEACGDCKGTGAKDGTFPAKCSECGGQGKVYQVQRSVFGRFTNVVTCPACHGEGQIITDPCPKCKGGGRERVTRTIKVRVPPGIDNGNQIRMSGGGNLGERGGGPGDLYITVNVATHKDFKRDGDNIIYELPINFAQAALGMEPEVPTLYGPAKLKVPSGVQTGKVIRLKGKGMPLLNKPNSFGDQWVEVKVVTPEKLNRKQKKLFQELAEMLGTPTEAGAETTE, from the coding sequence ATGTCGGCAAAACGAGATTATTATGAAGTGCTGGGCATAGCCCGAGGCGCTTCTGAAGACGAGATAAAAAAGGCCTTCCGTAAACTGGCCTTTCAATATCATCCCGACCGCAATAAAGAAGACGACGCCGAAGCCAAATTCAAGGAAATCAACGAGGCGTATTCGGTGCTTTCGGACGCGGACAAACGCGCCGCCTATGACCGGTTCGGCCATGCCGGTGCGGCCGGCGGGCCTTTCGGCGGCGGCGGTGCCGGCGGTTTCGAAAATTACGGCTTCGGCGGTCTGGGCGAGATTTTCGAAACCTTCTTCGGCGGCATGGGCGGCACAGGCCGCCAGGCGCCCCGGCGCGGCACCGACCTGAATTACCGCATCAGCATCACGCTGGAGGAAGCCTCCACCGGGCTGGAACGCGAAATCAACATTCAGCGGGTGGAAGCCTGCGGCGACTGTAAAGGCACCGGCGCCAAGGACGGCACCTTCCCGGCCAAGTGCAGTGAATGCGGCGGCCAGGGCAAGGTCTATCAGGTGCAACGAAGTGTGTTCGGCCGCTTCACCAACGTGGTCACCTGCCCGGCCTGTCACGGCGAGGGTCAGATAATCACCGACCCCTGCCCCAAGTGCAAGGGAGGCGGCCGCGAACGGGTTACCCGCACCATCAAGGTCAGGGTGCCGCCGGGTATCGATAACGGCAACCAGATACGCATGTCCGGCGGCGGCAACCTGGGCGAGCGCGGCGGCGGGCCCGGCGACCTTTATATTACCGTCAATGTAGCCACACACAAGGATTTCAAACGCGACGGCGATAACATCATCTATGAACTGCCGATCAATTTTGCCCAGGCGGCGCTGGGAATGGAGCCAGAGGTGCCGACGTTGTACGGACCGGCCAAACTGAAAGTGCCTTCCGGCGTTCAGACGGGCAAAGTCATCCGGCTCAAAGGCAAGGGCATGCCGCTCCTGAACAAGCCGAATTCCTTCGGCGACCAATGGGTGGAAGTAAAGGTAGTCACACCGGAGAAGCTCAACCGCAAGCAGAAAAAGCTTTTCCAGGAACTGGCCGAGATGCTGGGAACACCGACCGAGGCGGGCGCCGAAACGACCGAATAA
- a CDS encoding Integrase catalytic region (PFAM: Integrase catalytic region~KEGG: neu:NE0155 integrase catalytic subunit) translates to MKELRLKYPVPILRRMLGVSGSGFYAWMDRPLSKRGQEEARLELEIKAADKRTRQTYGPERLQRDLAAHGVKVGICRIKRIRKKLGIRCKQKSKFKVTTDSRHRLPVAGNLLAQKFVASRPNDVWLTDITYISTDEGWLYLAGHKDLWNGEIVGYAMGKRLTRNLVNESLLRAVAAKHPAEGLLHHSDRGSQYCSLEYRRLLERFGLRASMSRKGNCYDNAPMESFWGTLKQELVNHRRYRTRQEAIREITEYIEIFYNRQRRQARLGFLSPAAYAQQFYAGLVAA, encoded by the coding sequence ATGAAAGAACTGCGGCTCAAATATCCAGTCCCTATTCTCCGGCGAATGCTTGGTGTCTCCGGTAGCGGCTTTTATGCCTGGATGGATAGGCCTTTATCGAAGCGGGGTCAGGAGGAAGCGCGGCTTGAGTTGGAGATCAAGGCAGCGGATAAGCGGACGCGCCAGACCTATGGGCCGGAGCGACTACAGCGGGATTTGGCAGCGCACGGCGTGAAGGTGGGTATTTGCCGTATCAAGCGTATCCGGAAAAAGCTGGGGATACGTTGCAAACAGAAGAGTAAGTTCAAGGTTACCACGGATTCCAGGCACAGGTTGCCGGTAGCCGGAAACCTGTTGGCGCAGAAGTTTGTGGCCTCCAGGCCGAATGATGTATGGCTCACCGATATCACCTATATTTCCACCGATGAAGGTTGGCTGTATCTGGCAGGCCACAAGGACCTGTGGAATGGCGAAATTGTCGGATATGCCATGGGTAAGCGCTTGACCAGAAACCTGGTCAATGAGTCTTTGCTTCGGGCGGTGGCCGCTAAACATCCGGCCGAGGGGCTGTTGCACCACTCTGACCGGGGTAGCCAGTATTGCTCCCTTGAGTACCGGCGACTACTGGAACGATTTGGCTTGAGAGCTTCCATGAGCCGGAAAGGGAACTGCTACGACAACGCACCTATGGAGAGCTTCTGGGGAACGCTAAAACAGGAACTGGTGAATCATCGGCGCTATAGAACCAGACAAGAAGCCATCCGGGAGATCACGGAGTATATCGAAATCTTCTACAACCGGCAACGCCGGCAAGCCAGGCTGGGATTCTTGTCGCCGGCGGCTTATGCTCAACAATTCTACGCAGGACTGGTGGCGGCATGA